The Erythrobacter sp. genome segment CAGCAGCACTTCGCGCCCCAGGTCAGCGTGCTTGTCGGCCTCGTGCGGGTGGATGCCGACGGTGGCCCAGACATCGCTTTCCCGCTCCGCCGTGGCGACGACATCGCCCCATTCGCTTTCGCGGGTCGAGATGTTAAGAAAACCGCGCACCCCGGCGGCGCGCGCATTGGCGAGCACTTCGTCCTGCCGCTCGGCAAGCCCGGCGTAATTGAGGTGGCAATGGCTGTCGATCAGCATCAGCCCGCCGCTTCCTCGACCTCGGGCAATTCGAGCCGCGGGAACAAGCCTTGTGGCTGCGCAATCTGGTAGTCACTCTCGGCCAGCGGCGAATACCAGTGCGAGCCGATCGCTTCAGGCGTGCGCAGTTCGGGGGCAATCCCCATCGCATCGAGCAGCTTCGCCATCGAGCCCGGCATCACCGGGATCACCGCCACCGCAAGGTGCGCGATACAGATGTAGAGCGTGGCCAGCACGGTCTGCATCCGCTCGGTATCGGTTTTCTTCAGCGCCCATGGTGCTTCGGAATCGATATAGGCGTTGCAGGCGAAGACTGCGCCCATCCACGCTTCCAGCGCCTGGGCAAAGGCGAGATCGCTGTAATCGGCGGGCATTTCGTGACGGACCACCCGGTCGACGTGATCGAACAGCGCGGCGTCTGCCTCGGTGTGGCCGGAAATGGCGGGCAGATAGCCCTCGCAGTTCTTGAACACCTGCGAGAGCGTGCGCTGGGCCAGATTGCCGAAACTGTTCGCCAGTTCGGAATTATTACGGCTTACAATGGCTTCGCGCGAATAGCTGCCATCCTGCCCGAAGCTGAATTCGCGGAGCAGGAAATATCGCAGCACGTCCACGCCATAGAGCGAGGCCAGTTCGCCGGGATCGGTGACATTGCCGACCGACTTCGATTCTTTCTGCCCGCGATTGAGCAGGAAGCCGTGGGCGAACACCTGCTTGGGCAGGGAAATTCCCGCACTCATAAGGAAGGCCGGCCAGTAGACGGTGTGGAACCGGGTGATGTCCTTGCCAATCAGGTGCAGGTCCGCCGGCCAGAACTTCGCCATGTTTTCGGTGGCATCGGGATAGCCCAGCCCGGTGAGGTAGTTGGTGAGCGCATCGACCCACACGTACATCACGTGGTCCTCGGCCCCCGGCACCTTGACACCCCAGTCGAAGCTGGTGCGGCTGACCGAAAGATCGCGCAGGCCGCCTTCGACAAAGCGCAGCACTTCATTGCGGCGGCTTTCGGGGCGGATGAAGTGGGGCTGCTCGGCATAGAGCGCCAGCAGCTTGTCCTGATAGGCCGAGAGGCGGAAGAACCAGCTTTCCTCGACCGTCCATTCTACCGGAGTGCCTTGCGGGGAGAGTTTCTCCCCACCCTCGCCCGCGACCAATTCGCTTTCGTCGTAATAGGCCTCGTCGCGGATCGAGTACCAGCCTTCGTAGCGATCCAGATAGAGGTCACCATTGGCTTCCATCGCTTTCCAGATTGCCTGGCTGGCGCGGTGATGCTCGTCTTCGCTGGTGCGGATGAAGCGATCATAGGAAATGTCCAGAGCATCGAACAGCTCACGGAAATATCCCGACATCTCGTCCGCGAGTGCGCGAGGAGTCGTGCCCAGATCGCGCGCCTTCTGCGCCATCTTCAGGCCGTGCTCGTCGGTACCGGTCTGGAAGCGCACTTCGCGCCCCATCTGCCGGTGGAAGCGGGCGAGGACATCGGCGGCGATGGTTTCATAG includes the following:
- a CDS encoding methionine--tRNA ligase, whose translation is MADPFYLTTAIHYPNGRPHIGHAYETIAADVLARFHRQMGREVRFQTGTDEHGLKMAQKARDLGTTPRALADEMSGYFRELFDALDISYDRFIRTSEDEHHRASQAIWKAMEANGDLYLDRYEGWYSIRDEAYYDESELVAGEGGEKLSPQGTPVEWTVEESWFFRLSAYQDKLLALYAEQPHFIRPESRRNEVLRFVEGGLRDLSVSRTSFDWGVKVPGAEDHVMYVWVDALTNYLTGLGYPDATENMAKFWPADLHLIGKDITRFHTVYWPAFLMSAGISLPKQVFAHGFLLNRGQKESKSVGNVTDPGELASLYGVDVLRYFLLREFSFGQDGSYSREAIVSRNNSELANSFGNLAQRTLSQVFKNCEGYLPAISGHTEADAALFDHVDRVVRHEMPADYSDLAFAQALEAWMGAVFACNAYIDSEAPWALKKTDTERMQTVLATLYICIAHLAVAVIPVMPGSMAKLLDAMGIAPELRTPEAIGSHWYSPLAESDYQIAQPQGLFPRLELPEVEEAAG